From Alphaproteobacteria bacterium, a single genomic window includes:
- a CDS encoding adenylyl-sulfate kinase: MVIWLVGLSAAGKTTIGRRLFEMRKRQNAATVLVDGDEIRRIFKHDRHRSAYSVEGRRANAERIYELCAWLDGQGIDVVCCILCIFPDVLAENRRRFSDYFEVFVDVPLEVAERRDAKGVYQTPPRGESANVVGHDIPFPRPEGADLVIDNSREDGDSDVLAAEIEAALEARRA; the protein is encoded by the coding sequence GGACTGTCGGCTGCCGGCAAAACGACGATCGGCCGCCGCCTTTTTGAGATGCGCAAACGCCAGAACGCCGCCACCGTGTTGGTAGACGGCGACGAGATCAGACGCATATTCAAGCACGACCGGCACCGGTCGGCATATTCCGTCGAAGGCCGCCGTGCCAACGCCGAGCGCATCTATGAGCTCTGCGCCTGGCTGGATGGCCAGGGCATCGACGTGGTCTGCTGCATCCTCTGCATCTTTCCCGATGTTCTGGCGGAAAACCGGCGGCGCTTTTCCGACTACTTCGAGGTCTTCGTCGACGTGCCGCTGGAGGTCGCCGAGCGGCGTGACGCCAAGGGTGTCTACCAAACGCCGCCGCGCGGCGAAAGCGCCAACGTGGTCGGCCATGACATCCCCTTTCCGCGGCCCGAAGGCGCCGACCTGGTGATCGACAACAGCCGGGAAGACGGTGACAGCGACGTCCTTGCGGCCGAAATCGAGGCGGCGCTGGAAGCACGCCGAGCATGA
- a CDS encoding formyltransferase family protein → MSQRILFLAAATARSKAYAQALAERGLEVEACIIFDKPGSKQLGQGGAPSRPRERLGDILLPDLSLALDESCRQLGGVLSEIEAESINAPQVVTAVRQAAADLIIFSGFGGQLVGEQLLAIGVPLLHNHAGWLPDYRGSTTSYYSLLAEGSLGVSAIVLSAGIDTGTIVARRRYPAPPPDVDIDYHYDSAIRAHLLTEVVSSWRAAGRFVESIEQDTQAGATYYVVHPVLKHLARLKLEEAASG, encoded by the coding sequence TTGAGTCAGCGAATTCTGTTTTTGGCGGCTGCCACGGCGCGCTCGAAGGCCTATGCCCAGGCCCTGGCGGAGCGCGGGCTGGAGGTCGAGGCTTGCATCATCTTCGACAAGCCCGGCAGCAAACAGCTAGGCCAGGGAGGCGCGCCGTCGCGGCCCCGCGAGCGGCTCGGCGACATCCTGCTGCCCGATCTCTCGCTGGCGCTCGACGAGAGCTGCCGCCAGTTGGGCGGGGTGCTGAGCGAGATCGAGGCGGAAAGCATCAACGCCCCCCAGGTGGTCACGGCGGTACGCCAGGCGGCGGCCGATCTAATCATCTTTTCCGGCTTCGGTGGCCAGTTGGTGGGAGAGCAGCTGCTGGCCATCGGCGTGCCGCTTTTGCACAATCATGCGGGCTGGCTGCCCGACTACCGCGGCAGTACCACGAGCTATTACAGCCTGCTCGCGGAGGGCAGTCTGGGCGTCTCGGCCATCGTGCTGTCGGCCGGCATCGACACCGGCACCATCGTCGCCCGCCGGCGCTACCCGGCACCGCCGCCCGACGTCGACATCGACTACCACTACGACAGCGCCATCCGCGCCCACCTGCTGACCGAGGTGGTGAGCAGTTGGCGAGCCGCCGGCCGCTTCGTCGAGAGCATCGAACAAGATACGCAGGCCGGCGCCACCTATTACGTGGTGCATCCCGTGCTCAAGCACCTGGCGCGGCTCAAGCTGGAAGAGGCCGCGAGCGGCTAG